The following DNA comes from Hordeum vulgare subsp. vulgare chromosome 3H, MorexV3_pseudomolecules_assembly, whole genome shotgun sequence.
GTGTATTTAGCTTTTTTTTGTGCCTAACAAGTAGAGGAAACATCAAACTAGATGCAAGATGGAGATGTCTATGATTGTATTGATGTGAATCGGCAACCCGCCTTTAACCACCCATTTTTGAAAGACCACAAAATTCAGGTAAATTACATTCATAAATATATGATTTATATTCATTCTTTGTTTCAAATTATTGTCGATAATTAACTGTAAGTTATTTCAGATACATGTATTTTATCTAGgtagcaatttatgaaaataGAGCATGAGTTTTTTCATAATACTTTTATTGAAGTATAGTATTTCATAGCATAGATTGCTCTATTCCCTTTGAGATTGAAATCATAATTGTCATCTATTCATACTGTACTTTTTAATCATAAATATAAAAATGACTGAAATTAATATATCTTGTGCTATGTGACCTTTGTCTCTGATGAATCAAATTACACAATTAGTGTTTTGATGTTGTGTTCGCCATATATAAATGATTATAAGGTGATAAAATTTTCCTTgacaattagatgaaaccaagttCTTTTCCAGTCGGAGTGAATATAAATTCTCCGGTCCTACATGTCGCCTCACAAGCAGATTTGCCTATCGTCGAATGCTCAACAGGAATGGTTCCAATACTACGTAGTAGTAGAAGGGACCAAACAACAACACACAATACTGATCAAGTTATTAACAAAGATGTACAAATAGAGGTGAGtttcctatttttattttcagTATGACAATGTTTTCATAGCTTGTTTATGCAACTAAAATCAAGGCAACATATTAAAATTATTTCCAAAATATTATTCGATGCAAATTCATCTTAGAATGCCAATGCAAATTCATCTTGGAATGCCAGTCTTCTGATGAATGTTTTAAGGTGAACATATGGTGGCGTGTCACAAAATCAATAATTTGAACAACTAGTCGCCAAACAGAAAGTTGGAATAAATAGAGACATAGGAGGAGGATATATTATATATTCTCTATCGATATATTATATATAAAGGGTATTTGAGTACTTAGTATTGAATTTTATACCATACATCCGTACATAGTACTTTCTACTAAATAATATTTTTTGCATCAATATACTTTAATCATAATATGGAGGAATTTCATTTATTTTACAATGTATATCTAATACTAGCTTTAGGGGGTTGATCTATATTGTTCTCTACCTCTCAGGTTACAACATTCAATTATAATGATTGATCTCACAACTCATATGCTATATTAGACTTATATCTAGTCATCACATCAACCAACATTAATCATtttttcttgtaggaggcaggaaTAAGATATTCGGATGATTTATATGGGGTCCAAGCTAAAATAAATGTTTATGAGCCAAAGGTTTATAAAGATGGTGATAGTTACAGTCAAACAGGGATTCAAATTGGCAATGGACCAAGGGGTCATTTTGACAGTATTACAGCTTTTTATTCTGTATCTCCAAGCTACTTTGGTGATAGCTTTGGAAGGTTTCATGTTGGTTGGGTAATACATAATTCTTTTGATTTACATTATGTTATCAAGTGCATCAATTTTCTATTTGAAGTACAAACACAATTTGAGATGAATTTTATTTACCTTTTGTAAACTTGGTAACAGCGTGGTGGCATATCAAACAAGGTTTGCGTTGATCACAAGTGTCCTGGATTCGTTCAAGTTAGCTACAATGTTGGCCTTGGTGGAAAATTACAACATGTTTCAGTCTACAATGGACCACAATATGCAATAGACCTTTTCATTTTCAAGGTATTCTCTTCTTCATATAATTATTTATTTACTTATATAAGTTATACGTGTGTTGTATAAAAATTGTGTACTTACATGATTTACTGAATGTGCATAAGCAATTTAGGTAGTTTTTTCAACACATCAATTTAGGCAGTTCACTATGATATCAATTGAGTGAATTAAGATAGTCACAAATTGATTTGCTTCCTGTCATTTCAATTCACATACTATCATTTCTCCTGTCATTTGTTTACAATCAATTCATTGCGCATAATCCCGCAtttgaaaaatcatcaacaacatGGAAAAAATAAACTTACCAGTTTCTAGACAATTAAAATAACAGATTACTAATAAGCAATATCAACGTGAAAGACCAATGAATTCAAAGGTTTCAATATTATATTCTCCTCATTTACATCCCTTCTATTTGAAAATTGTTACAAGAAGAAATGTCTCTATATCTTTAAAAGAAGAAATATCAACCATATATTTTCAAGAAAGATTGAGCGGAATAGCAGTTGAGATATGACATCCTAGTATGTGTACGATGGCCTTTCATATatcattttttgttttattttaggatCCAAAGACAAATAATTGGTGGTTAGTGTATGGCCAAGATAAGATACCACTTGGATATTGGCCAAGTTCACTATTCACTCACATCAAGAATAAATGGAGCCTTTCATTCTAGGGCGGGCATGTTTCACGCCCAACGGCTTCACCACACTCTTCTCAAATGGGCTGTGGGCATTTTGCCTCGGAAGGGTATGGAAAGGCTGCTTTtataagtagtattcaaattgttGATAAGAACACCAAGCTTGTTACACCAAATGAACACAAAGTACTTGTTGGCTCTAGTGACTTGAGGAAATATACAGTCGATGGTTATGGAGTTAGTAAAGATGGTATGCATATGTACTATGGTGGACCAGGTAATTTTGTTTGAGTATGTACTCTACATGATACAATAAAGTTGGATGCGCTTCAGGATACTGCATCTCGACTATCATCTTTGTAGTGTCGTGTGGCAACTGCTAGTAGGTGGCCTTTTTTTCCTACTTGTTTTATGCTTTCTTTGGTGTGACTATGTTGCTCCCCCAACCATCGTTGTGATGATGATGTTTGGATGGCCGATGTATGGACCGTTGCTTTATCTATAAAGTGGGGCAAAAGCCTATATCGATGACTACAATAAAGTTTTCATTGTAATTCCAGAGTTGGACATCTATGTGTACTCATACTAATTAGGCATTTCCTAAAAATTTCCACAT
Coding sequences within:
- the LOC123440951 gene encoding uncharacterized protein LOC123440951 encodes the protein MKERRGIRVVLVLLYLVLGTRGKGAKTIIQWENTSEILTYPQVNKTMMQDGDVYDCIDVNRQPAFNHPFLKDHKIQMKPSSFPVGVNINSPVLHVASQADLPIVECSTGMVPILRSSRRDQTTTHNTDQVINKDVQIEEAGIRYSDDLYGVQAKINVYEPKVYKDGDSYSQTGIQIGNGPRGHFDSITAFYSVSPSYFGDSFGRFHVGWRGGISNKVCVDHKCPGFVQVSYNVGLGGKLQHVSVYNGPQYAIDLFIFKDPKTNNWWLVYGQDKIPLGYWPSSLFTHIKNKWSLSF